A genomic stretch from Shewanella sediminis HAW-EB3 includes:
- a CDS encoding sensor domain-containing diguanylate cyclase, with protein sequence MKLNHFLNLLGLVILLFSFLAASVLYHFVYLPGIESQIRSQQEKELLAVQRGIKFAQKSLETLCYDYAVWDEMVKFVYSKEPAFIASNLSVNSFEAADIDGAYLFDTQGKLLWQHFVNPDFSSQRLQKDNTTWIGQVLPDENIITKQLPSTRNGIINLDGTVVYFSNAVVLPTSAMGEIVGSLLMVREIDNGLVDQIRQLSLVNFNIEGLDPEKSYSGLTNFNSMPHIGSLASKHEWLINDVFGVPTLKISVVHDEKISPSILTPQSILLFITLIIASACSVIPVSVMILRPIRSASLVLDRMAERGVLYKMRTTWHIDEIVRLTSSFNLMVDKLERHQNYLESLSYKDPLTGIANRRSLEVFAQRAFTQWKEGKGVIGFLMIDIDLFKEYNDTLGHQAGDKAILSIAQTLLLECRRRGELVTRYGGEEFCVVIQGDNFAQMELLSKRMLEKVRELNIYHPKSCFDGRVTVSIGGVFYERFHPSFSDVSWEGMIAQADEQLYKAKLSGRNKLMLEYKRVEPLKLVE encoded by the coding sequence ATGAAATTAAATCACTTTTTGAATTTGCTTGGCCTAGTGATCTTGCTGTTCTCATTTTTGGCGGCGAGTGTGCTTTATCACTTTGTATACTTGCCCGGTATTGAATCGCAGATACGCTCACAGCAAGAAAAAGAACTCCTTGCCGTTCAGCGTGGCATTAAGTTTGCTCAAAAGAGTTTAGAAACACTTTGTTATGATTATGCCGTCTGGGATGAGATGGTTAAATTTGTCTATTCCAAAGAACCCGCCTTCATAGCATCGAACTTAAGCGTGAACAGTTTTGAAGCTGCCGATATCGATGGTGCGTACCTATTCGATACCCAAGGTAAGCTTCTGTGGCAGCACTTCGTAAATCCTGACTTTTCATCGCAGCGCTTACAAAAAGATAACACAACCTGGATTGGACAAGTGTTACCTGATGAGAACATCATTACAAAGCAGCTCCCCTCGACAAGAAACGGAATAATTAATTTAGACGGTACTGTGGTCTATTTCAGTAATGCCGTTGTGTTACCAACCAGTGCTATGGGAGAGATCGTCGGTAGCCTGCTGATGGTGAGGGAGATTGATAATGGTCTGGTTGATCAGATCAGACAGTTGAGCCTGGTTAATTTTAATATAGAGGGGTTAGACCCTGAAAAATCATATTCAGGGCTGACCAACTTCAATAGTATGCCTCATATTGGATCACTGGCCTCTAAGCATGAATGGTTGATAAATGATGTCTTTGGCGTGCCGACATTGAAGATATCGGTCGTCCATGATGAAAAAATCTCGCCCTCGATCCTTACACCTCAGTCTATCCTACTCTTTATTACCTTGATTATTGCGTCAGCATGTTCTGTTATTCCTGTGTCGGTCATGATTTTAAGGCCAATACGCAGTGCCAGCTTAGTCTTAGATAGAATGGCTGAGCGTGGAGTCTTGTACAAGATGAGGACCACATGGCACATCGATGAAATAGTCCGTTTAACCAGTTCCTTCAACCTGATGGTTGATAAATTAGAGCGGCATCAAAATTATCTCGAGTCTCTTTCCTATAAAGATCCCTTAACGGGGATCGCCAATCGGCGCAGCCTGGAGGTTTTCGCGCAACGAGCCTTCACGCAGTGGAAAGAGGGGAAAGGTGTTATCGGTTTCTTGATGATAGATATCGATCTGTTTAAGGAGTACAACGACACCTTAGGGCATCAGGCCGGAGACAAGGCTATTCTCTCTATCGCTCAAACTTTATTGCTTGAATGCAGGCGAAGGGGGGAGTTAGTCACACGTTATGGCGGGGAGGAGTTTTGTGTCGTCATTCAGGGGGATAACTTTGCTCAAATGGAGTTGTTATCGAAAAGGATGCTGGAAAAAGTGAGAGAGCTAAATATCTATCACCCTAAATCTTGTTTCGATGGCAGGGTCACCGTGAGCATAGGCGGAGTGTTCTATGAACGTTTTCATCCATCATTTTCTGATGTTAGCTGGGAAGGTATGATCGCCCAAGCTGATGAGCAACTTTATAAGGCAAAGTTATCGGGGCGTAATAAACTGATGCTTGAGTACAAGAGAGTGGAGCCGCTAAAGCTTGTGGAATAA
- a CDS encoding methyl-accepting chemotaxis protein, translating to MLIRHKLLLSAAVSILSIFAMFGLQVYSSGVQDDLSHTAQGVIELEKEVLSLRKDEKDFFARLELSYLDKHQSNSDDIAKVINSLRESFVIYEISTDALQSFEKSLSHYEQSFKKVVQLQQEIGLTPKTGLYGTLREAVRNVETLVKKYDEPELMVVMLQLRRNEKDFMLRRNMSYVDKFEGNIDKFGQTLAESGLDYSVKNETMTLISSYQKDFATLVAKEQALGLTKNDGGMAELRDAIATAEADSERLKEQAGAAIHAAEESALTVGVVVFILIAIILCAFTFFIIRSIMEPVTRITLAISNIEKNKDLTVRCDATSDDELGQIAKHFNLMVESFQKLIEEVIDSVQIMNHSCSELSLNATKASEGVGQQLNETDMVATAITEMGATIDEIAKNTELAADRAGNTHDNALKGQAGVEQTIEKIQSLAEQLNGSAQVVGELEKDSETIGSVLDVIRGIAEQTNLLALNAAIEAARAGEQGRGFAVVADEVRSLAMRTQESTEEIAGIIQTLQARTRSIVQLMEATQRQGGESAEQAATAGTLLEQINVDVTNIMDMSTQIAAAIEEQSMVASEVNKNVVVIRDIAQDSATAADENAQATSEVQSRAESLHQAVSLFKI from the coding sequence TAAATTACTGCTCAGTGCCGCAGTGTCTATTCTTTCCATATTTGCCATGTTTGGTCTGCAAGTATATTCAAGTGGTGTTCAGGATGATCTGTCTCATACTGCCCAAGGTGTTATTGAATTAGAGAAAGAGGTGCTGAGTCTTCGAAAAGACGAAAAGGATTTCTTTGCCCGATTGGAGCTTAGTTATTTGGATAAACACCAGTCAAATTCTGATGATATTGCAAAAGTGATTAACTCGTTAAGAGAGAGCTTTGTTATTTATGAGATATCGACCGATGCCCTGCAGAGTTTCGAGAAGAGTTTGAGTCACTATGAACAATCGTTCAAAAAGGTGGTTCAACTGCAGCAGGAGATTGGACTTACCCCCAAAACAGGCCTCTATGGCACTCTTAGAGAAGCCGTTCGTAATGTTGAAACTCTGGTTAAAAAGTATGATGAGCCAGAACTGATGGTGGTAATGCTACAGCTCAGGCGTAATGAGAAAGACTTTATGTTGCGCCGGAACATGAGTTATGTAGACAAATTTGAAGGCAATATTGATAAATTCGGGCAGACGTTGGCCGAGTCCGGGCTCGATTATAGTGTCAAAAATGAAACCATGACGCTCATCTCAAGTTACCAGAAAGATTTCGCAACCTTAGTGGCTAAGGAGCAAGCCTTAGGGTTAACCAAAAATGACGGTGGAATGGCGGAACTGCGTGATGCCATTGCTACGGCTGAGGCGGACTCTGAGCGACTGAAAGAGCAAGCAGGTGCAGCGATCCATGCTGCTGAAGAGTCGGCCCTTACGGTGGGAGTTGTTGTATTTATCCTGATCGCTATCATTCTTTGTGCTTTCACCTTCTTTATTATACGAAGCATTATGGAGCCAGTAACACGTATCACGCTTGCTATCTCAAACATCGAAAAGAATAAGGATTTGACGGTCCGCTGTGATGCAACCTCAGACGATGAACTTGGGCAGATAGCCAAACACTTTAATCTTATGGTTGAGAGCTTCCAGAAACTGATTGAAGAAGTTATAGATTCGGTTCAAATCATGAATCACTCCTGTTCTGAGCTCTCATTAAATGCCACTAAAGCATCTGAAGGGGTGGGGCAGCAGCTCAATGAAACCGATATGGTGGCTACCGCGATAACTGAAATGGGAGCGACTATCGATGAGATTGCAAAAAATACCGAGTTAGCCGCTGACAGAGCGGGAAATACCCATGACAATGCTCTAAAAGGTCAGGCTGGTGTCGAGCAGACTATCGAGAAGATTCAATCATTAGCTGAACAGTTAAATGGCTCAGCGCAAGTGGTCGGTGAGTTGGAAAAGGACAGTGAGACGATAGGAAGCGTACTGGATGTGATTAGAGGGATCGCCGAGCAGACGAATCTTCTTGCGCTCAATGCCGCTATCGAAGCGGCCCGTGCCGGTGAGCAGGGACGTGGTTTTGCTGTCGTCGCCGATGAGGTGCGTAGTCTGGCTATGAGGACTCAAGAGTCGACCGAAGAGATCGCAGGGATCATTCAAACACTGCAGGCGAGAACCCGTTCTATCGTTCAGTTGATGGAAGCGACGCAGAGGCAGGGAGGGGAAAGTGCAGAGCAGGCCGCAACAGCGGGTACTCTACTCGAACAGATAAACGTCGATGTGACGAATATCATGGACATGAGCACTCAAATTGCGGCTGCAATCGAAGAGCAGAGTATGGTTGCCTCTGAGGTTAATAAGAACGTCGTGGTTATCAGGGATATTGCTCAGGACTCGGCGACAGCTGCTGATGAGAATGCACAGGCGACGAGTGAAGTTCAGTCTCGTGCCGAATCACTTCATCAAGCAGTGAGCTTGTTTAAGATCTAA